The Blautia obeum ATCC 29174 region TGGTCTGCAGTATCTGGATAATTTTGGATTTACAACACTGGCTCATGGAACAGAAGCGGACAGAGATGCCAATGGAACGGTCTGGACAGATGCGAACCTTCCACTTGCACTCGGTGGTCTGACACATGGTGTAACGAACGTAGAGCTTTGTGCAGCATATGCGGCGATTGCCAACAGTGGTAATTATATTGAACCAATCTATTATACAAAGATTCTGGATCATAATGGAAATGTCCTGATTGAAAAGAACTCTGCAGGAAGATCTGTGATAAAAGAGAGTACAGCATGGCTGTTGACGAGTGCTATGGAAGATGTTGTAACACAGGGTACAGGTACAGCCTGCCAGCTTGATAATATGACAGTTGCAGGAAAGACAGGTACAACAGATGCGTACAATGACCTCTGGTTTGTAGGATATACACCATATTATACATGTGCAGTTTGGTCAGGATATGACAATAATGAAAAACTTCCGGAGGACGCCCGAAACTTCCATAAGAACCTTTGGAAGAAAGTAATGACACGAATTCATGAAGGCCTTGAGGACAGAGATTTTGATATGCCTGCAAGTGTTGACAAGATAAGTGTTTGTGAAGAGACGGGACTTCTTCCAAGAGCTGGCTGTCCGGTTATTACAGAATACTTTGATATTGGTGATATACCGACTGATTATTGTGATCAGCATTTCTACGGAGATGACGAAAGCGGTATGCAGGAATACACAACGGAAGAAGAAATATACAATCCAGAACCGACACCGGATCCGAATAATCCGAATGGTGATAATACCGGTGATAATACGGGCGACAATACCGGAGATAACACGGGTGATAATACGGGAGATAATACCGGAGATAACACCGGTGGTAATACGGGAGATAATACGGGAGATAATACCGGAGATAACGCCGGAGATACCGGCGGTGGAGATGCCGGTGGCGGAGATACTGGTGGAGGAGATACCGGTGGCGATACTGGCGGCGGAGATGCCGGTTATACAGAAGAATAGTATCTGAATATAGGCTGTGATCGTCCTGGACGGTTGCAGCCTGTGTTTTAGGAAGGAGTACTTATGCTGGAACAGTACAGAACAGTATATGAAGGTGGAGAAGGCGAGATCACTGAAAAAAAATCACGCTTCATCGCGACAGTTCATCCAGTGGAAAGTGAAGAAGAAGCGTTGGCTTTTCTGGAAGAGATGAAAAAAAAATACTGGGATGCAAGACACAATTGCTATGTGTATTCGATTGGGATGAACCGTGAATTTACCAGATGCAGTGATGATGGAGAACCTTCCGGAACTGCTGGAAGGCCAATGCTTGATGTGATCCTTGGAGAAGATATTTATAATGTGGCGGTTGTAGTAACAAGATATTTTGGAGGCGTGCTGCTTGGAACAGGTGGACTTGTAAGAGCGTATTCCAAAGCAGTGCAGGAAGGCCTTGCTGCAAGCAAGGTGATTCTTAAACAAAAGGGAATCGCACTTAAGATTACGACAGATTATACAGGGCTCGGCAAGATACAGTACATTGCAGGAGAAAGAAACATTCCAGTGCTGGATAGTGAATATACGGACAAAGTGGTCATGAAATTGCTGGTTCCAGTGCAGGATGTAGGAAGCGTACAGAAGGCAATTACAGAAGGAACGAATGGAAGAGCCGGAATCGAAAAAGATCAGGAACTGTATTATGCAG contains the following coding sequences:
- a CDS encoding YigZ family protein translates to MLEQYRTVYEGGEGEITEKKSRFIATVHPVESEEEALAFLEEMKKKYWDARHNCYVYSIGMNREFTRCSDDGEPSGTAGRPMLDVILGEDIYNVAVVVTRYFGGVLLGTGGLVRAYSKAVQEGLAASKVILKQKGIALKITTDYTGLGKIQYIAGERNIPVLDSEYTDKVVMKLLVPVQDVGSVQKAITEGTNGRAGIEKDQELYYAVIDGKVITFDH